CGACTCGCAGACCCTCGTGGTCGCGCTGTACTACTCGATGTCCGCGTCCGGCATCAGGGCACAGCAGTCGGTCGACGCGATGGCCGTCATCTACACCTCGATGATGCTCGTGCTTCTCGTCGTCGCGCTGCGGTACGTCAACCCGACCCAGCTCGTGGCCCAGGTCAAGGAGGAGCCGGAGCATTGAGCCCCACGGGTCGGCCGGCCATCACCTCGTCGAGGATCTCACCCACCCGGCCCGCGGCGCTGACGAGCGCGGGCAGCTTCGCGCGCAGGCCGCGATAGGCCGCGGCGAGAGCCGGGTCGACCGCGATCGGCTCGGCGCGGGCACGGCCGGGGTCGAGCTGGGTGACGGCCCCCTTGAGATCGGGCGCGAGGCCGATCGCGAAGAGCCCGAGCGCGGCCGCCCCGAGGGTGGCGTCATCGCCCGCACCCGCCACCTGGACCGGACGATCCAGGACGGCGGCCATCACCGCACGCCACAGCGGAGAGCGGAAGGCGTCACCGGTCAGCCGGACAGTGCTGATCGGGGTCAGCTCGGCCACGCGGTCGAGCACGACGCCGAATTGCAGGCAGACGCCCTCCACTGCGGCCCGCACCAGGTGGCCACGGGAGTGCTCGCTCCGCAGCCCCAGATACGCCCCCGGCGGTTCGGATCCTCCTGCCGGGTCGGCGAGCAGGTAGGGGAGCATCACGAGGCCGTCGCTTCCCGGGGGAATCCGCTCGGCGAGATCCAGCAGCGTCGGCGCGGCATGGTCGAGATCCGGCGCGAGGGCGCGTCCCGCCCAACGTACGACGTTGCCGCCGTTGCGGACCGCTCCGCCGACAACCCACGCGTCCTCGGTCAGCGCGTCGCAGACGAGGGTCTCCGTCGCATCGACGAGCGGAGCCGCGACGACCGTGCGCAGGGCGCCGGTGGCCCCGAGCGACAGGTTGCCGACGTTGCTGTCGATCGCCGCCGCGCCGAGGTTACGCGACGGGCCGTCGCCCGCACCCACGACGACGGGCGT
Above is a window of Micromonospora coriariae DNA encoding:
- a CDS encoding gluconokinase; the protein is MRPGRRVILGVDVGASAVRAAAFALDGTARHVARREYPLLQPVPGWQVQDPDVLVAATLEATSACVADTAGAEVVALAMSSAMYGLIGLGAAMTPVTPLLTRADSRSSEAACDLRISGQGRELHRLTGTPVHPMSPLCKLMWFARHEPYLCTATRWWIGLKDYLLYRLTGKLVTELSSASGTGMFDVHRRAWSRPVLDLVGVSESQLPPVLPTTASLRLSATAGRAVGLPSGTPVVVGAGDGPSRNLGAAAIDSNVGNLSLGATGALRTVVAAPLVDATETLVCDALTEDAWVVGGAVRNGGNVVRWAGRALAPDLDHAAPTLLDLAERIPPGSDGLVMLPYLLADPAGGSEPPGAYLGLRSEHSRGHLVRAAVEGVCLQFGVVLDRVAELTPISTVRLTGDAFRSPLWRAVMAAVLDRPVQVAGAGDDATLGAAALGLFAIGLAPDLKGAVTQLDPGRARAEPIAVDPALAAAYRGLRAKLPALVSAAGRVGEILDEVMAGRPVGLNAPAPP